In a single window of the Globicephala melas chromosome 10, mGloMel1.2, whole genome shotgun sequence genome:
- the PCBP2 gene encoding poly(rC)-binding protein 2 isoform X6 produces the protein MDTGVIEGGLNVTLTIRLLMHGKEVGSIIGKKGESVKKMREESGARINISEGNCPERIITLAGPTNAIFKAFAMIIDKLEEDISSSMTNSTAASRPPVTLRLVVPASQCGSLIGKGGCKIKEIRESTGAQVQVAGDMLPNSTERAITIAGIPQSIIECVKQICVVMLETLSQSPPKGVTIPYRPKPSSSPVIFAGGQDRYSTGSDSASFPHTTPSMCLNPDLEGPPLELTKLHQLAMQQSHFPMTHGNTGFSGIESSSPEVKGYWAGLDASAQTTSHELTIPNDLIGCIIGRQGAKINEIRQMSGAQIKIANPVEGSTDRQVTITGSAASISLAQYLINVSLENAKPSSQAASVTIPDHLSINLSQPSTPSSSSSSSTTTPSLATAGTSDAPSSLPNPLPTAPCVSSLLGMKPIPLLALNVVSAAKGAGASATTTTTSAVPCVTNKLKSEKQRFSPY, from the exons ATGGACACCGGTGTGATTGAAGGTGGATTAAATGTCACTCTCACCATCCGGCTACTTATGCATGGAAAG GAAGTTGGCAGTATCATCGGGAAG AAAGGAGAATCAGTTAAGAAGATGCGTGAGGAG AGTGGTGCACGTATCAACATCTCAGAAGGGAATTGTCCTGAGAGGATTATCACTTTGGCTGGACCCACTAATGCCATCTTCAAAGCCTTTGCTATGATCATTGACAAACTGGAAGAG GACATCAGCAGCTCTATGACCAATAGCACAGCTGCCAGTAGACCCCCAGTCACTCTGAGGCTGGTGGTCCCTGCTAGTCAGTGTGGCTCTCTCATTGGGAAAGGTGGTTGCAAGATCAAGGAAATACGTGAG AGTACAGGGGCTCAGGTCCAGGTGGCAGGGGATATGCTCCCCAACTCAACTGAGCGGGCCATCACTATTGCTGGCATTCCGCAGTCCATCATTGAGTGTGTGAAACAGATCTGCGTGGTCATGTTGGAG actcTCTCCCAGTCCCCCCCGAAGGGCGTGACCATCCCGTACCGGCCCAAGCCGTCCAGTTCTCCAGTCATCTTTGCAGGTGGTCAG GACAGGTACAGCACAGGCAGCGACAGTGCGAGCTTTCCCCACACCACCCCGTCCATGTGCCTCAACCCTGACCTGGAGGGACCACCTCTAGAG TTGACCAAGCTGCACCAGTTGGCAATGCAACAGTCTCATTTTCCCATGACGCATGGCAACACCGGATTCAGTG GCATTGAATCCAGCTCTCCAGAGGTGAAAGGCTATTGGg CAGGTTTGGATGCATCTGCTCAGACTACTTCTCATGAACTCACCATTCCAAACGAT TTGATTGGCTGCATAATCGGGCGTCAAGGCGCCAAAATCAATGAGATCCGTCAGATGTCTGGGGCGCAGATCAAAATTGCGAACCCAGTGGAAGGATCTACTGATAGGCAGGTTACCATCACTGGATCTGCTGCCAGCATTAGCCTGGCTCAATATCTAATCAATGTCAG TTTAGAAAACGCTAAACCCTCCTCCCAGGCAGCCTCCGTCACGATCCCTGATCACCTCAGCATCAACCTCTCTCAACCCTCcaccccttcttcttcttcttcctcctccaccaccaccccctcgcTCGCCACAGCGGGGACCTCCGACGCACCCTCCAGCCTCCCCAACCCTCTTCCGACCGCCCCTTGTGTCTCCAGTCTGCTTGGCATGAAACCCATCCCTCTCCTGGCTCTAAATGTTGTGTCTGCTGCTAAGGGTGCCGGGGCTTcagctaccaccaccaccacctctgccGTGCCATGTGTAACTAACAAACTGAAAAGCGAGAAACAGAGATTCTCTCCCTACTGA
- the PCBP2 gene encoding poly(rC)-binding protein 2 isoform X14: MDTGVIEGGLNVTLTIRLLMHGKEVGSIIGKKGESVKKMREESGARINISEGNCPERIITLAGPTNAIFKAFAMIIDKLEEDISSSMTNSTAASRPPVTLRLVVPASQCGSLIGKGGCKIKEIRESTGAQVQVAGDMLPNSTERAITIAGIPQSIIECVKQICVVMLETLSQSPPKGVTIPYRPKPSSSPVIFAGGQAYTIQGQYAIPQPDLTKLHQLAMQQSHFPMTHGNTGFSGLDASAQTTSHELTIPNDLIGCIIGRQGAKINEIRQMSGAQIKIANPVEGSTDRQVTITGSAASISLAQYLINVSLENAKPSSQAASVTIPDHLSINLSQPSTPSSSSSSSTTTPSLATAGTSDAPSSLPNPLPTAPCVSSLLGMKPIPLLALNVVSAAKGAGASATTTTTSAVPCVTNKLKSEKQRFSPY, encoded by the exons ATGGACACCGGTGTGATTGAAGGTGGATTAAATGTCACTCTCACCATCCGGCTACTTATGCATGGAAAG GAAGTTGGCAGTATCATCGGGAAG AAAGGAGAATCAGTTAAGAAGATGCGTGAGGAG AGTGGTGCACGTATCAACATCTCAGAAGGGAATTGTCCTGAGAGGATTATCACTTTGGCTGGACCCACTAATGCCATCTTCAAAGCCTTTGCTATGATCATTGACAAACTGGAAGAG GACATCAGCAGCTCTATGACCAATAGCACAGCTGCCAGTAGACCCCCAGTCACTCTGAGGCTGGTGGTCCCTGCTAGTCAGTGTGGCTCTCTCATTGGGAAAGGTGGTTGCAAGATCAAGGAAATACGTGAG AGTACAGGGGCTCAGGTCCAGGTGGCAGGGGATATGCTCCCCAACTCAACTGAGCGGGCCATCACTATTGCTGGCATTCCGCAGTCCATCATTGAGTGTGTGAAACAGATCTGCGTGGTCATGTTGGAG actcTCTCCCAGTCCCCCCCGAAGGGCGTGACCATCCCGTACCGGCCCAAGCCGTCCAGTTCTCCAGTCATCTTTGCAGGTGGTCAG GCCTATACCATTCAAGGACAGTATGCCATTCCACAGCCAGAT TTGACCAAGCTGCACCAGTTGGCAATGCAACAGTCTCATTTTCCCATGACGCATGGCAACACCGGATTCAGTG GTTTGGATGCATCTGCTCAGACTACTTCTCATGAACTCACCATTCCAAACGAT TTGATTGGCTGCATAATCGGGCGTCAAGGCGCCAAAATCAATGAGATCCGTCAGATGTCTGGGGCGCAGATCAAAATTGCGAACCCAGTGGAAGGATCTACTGATAGGCAGGTTACCATCACTGGATCTGCTGCCAGCATTAGCCTGGCTCAATATCTAATCAATGTCAG TTTAGAAAACGCTAAACCCTCCTCCCAGGCAGCCTCCGTCACGATCCCTGATCACCTCAGCATCAACCTCTCTCAACCCTCcaccccttcttcttcttcttcctcctccaccaccaccccctcgcTCGCCACAGCGGGGACCTCCGACGCACCCTCCAGCCTCCCCAACCCTCTTCCGACCGCCCCTTGTGTCTCCAGTCTGCTTGGCATGAAACCCATCCCTCTCCTGGCTCTAAATGTTGTGTCTGCTGCTAAGGGTGCCGGGGCTTcagctaccaccaccaccacctctgccGTGCCATGTGTAACTAACAAACTGAAAAGCGAGAAACAGAGATTCTCTCCCTACTGA
- the PCBP2 gene encoding poly(rC)-binding protein 2 isoform X8 encodes MDTGVIEGGLNVTLTIRLLMHGKEVGSIIGKKGESVKKMREESGARINISEGNCPERIITLAGPTNAIFKAFAMIIDKLEEDISSSMTNSTAASRPPVTLRLVVPASQCGSLIGKGGCKIKEIRESTGAQVQVAGDMLPNSTERAITIAGIPQSIIECVKQICVVMLETLSQSPPKGVTIPYRPKPSSSPVIFAGGQDRYSTGSDSASFPHTTPSMCLNPDLEGPPLELTKLHQLAMQQSHFPMTHGNTGFSAGLDASAQTTSHELTIPNDLIGCIIGRQGAKINEIRQMSGAQIKIANPVEGSTDRQVTITGSAASISLAQYLINVSLENAKPSSQAASVTIPDHLSINLSQPSTPSSSSSSSTTTPSLATAGTSDAPSSLPNPLPTAPCVSSLLGMKPIPLLALNVVSAAKGAGASATTTTTSAVPCVTNKLKSEKQRFSPY; translated from the exons ATGGACACCGGTGTGATTGAAGGTGGATTAAATGTCACTCTCACCATCCGGCTACTTATGCATGGAAAG GAAGTTGGCAGTATCATCGGGAAG AAAGGAGAATCAGTTAAGAAGATGCGTGAGGAG AGTGGTGCACGTATCAACATCTCAGAAGGGAATTGTCCTGAGAGGATTATCACTTTGGCTGGACCCACTAATGCCATCTTCAAAGCCTTTGCTATGATCATTGACAAACTGGAAGAG GACATCAGCAGCTCTATGACCAATAGCACAGCTGCCAGTAGACCCCCAGTCACTCTGAGGCTGGTGGTCCCTGCTAGTCAGTGTGGCTCTCTCATTGGGAAAGGTGGTTGCAAGATCAAGGAAATACGTGAG AGTACAGGGGCTCAGGTCCAGGTGGCAGGGGATATGCTCCCCAACTCAACTGAGCGGGCCATCACTATTGCTGGCATTCCGCAGTCCATCATTGAGTGTGTGAAACAGATCTGCGTGGTCATGTTGGAG actcTCTCCCAGTCCCCCCCGAAGGGCGTGACCATCCCGTACCGGCCCAAGCCGTCCAGTTCTCCAGTCATCTTTGCAGGTGGTCAG GACAGGTACAGCACAGGCAGCGACAGTGCGAGCTTTCCCCACACCACCCCGTCCATGTGCCTCAACCCTGACCTGGAGGGACCACCTCTAGAG TTGACCAAGCTGCACCAGTTGGCAATGCAACAGTCTCATTTTCCCATGACGCATGGCAACACCGGATTCAGTG CAGGTTTGGATGCATCTGCTCAGACTACTTCTCATGAACTCACCATTCCAAACGAT TTGATTGGCTGCATAATCGGGCGTCAAGGCGCCAAAATCAATGAGATCCGTCAGATGTCTGGGGCGCAGATCAAAATTGCGAACCCAGTGGAAGGATCTACTGATAGGCAGGTTACCATCACTGGATCTGCTGCCAGCATTAGCCTGGCTCAATATCTAATCAATGTCAG TTTAGAAAACGCTAAACCCTCCTCCCAGGCAGCCTCCGTCACGATCCCTGATCACCTCAGCATCAACCTCTCTCAACCCTCcaccccttcttcttcttcttcctcctccaccaccaccccctcgcTCGCCACAGCGGGGACCTCCGACGCACCCTCCAGCCTCCCCAACCCTCTTCCGACCGCCCCTTGTGTCTCCAGTCTGCTTGGCATGAAACCCATCCCTCTCCTGGCTCTAAATGTTGTGTCTGCTGCTAAGGGTGCCGGGGCTTcagctaccaccaccaccacctctgccGTGCCATGTGTAACTAACAAACTGAAAAGCGAGAAACAGAGATTCTCTCCCTACTGA
- the PCBP2 gene encoding poly(rC)-binding protein 2 isoform X5: protein MDTGVIEGGLNVTLTIRLLMHGKEVGSIIGKKGESVKKMREESGARINISEGNCPERIITLAGPTNAIFKAFAMIIDKLEEDISSSMTNSTAASRPPVTLRLVVPASQCGSLIGKGGCKIKEIRESTGAQVQVAGDMLPNSTERAITIAGIPQSIIECVKQICVVMLETLSQSPPKGVTIPYRPKPSSSPVIFAGGQDRYSTGSDSASFPHTTPSMCLNPDLEGPPLEAYTIQGQYAIPQPDLTKLHQLAMQQSHFPMTHGNTGFSGLDASAQTTSHELTIPNDLIGCIIGRQGAKINEIRQMSGAQIKIANPVEGSTDRQVTITGSAASISLAQYLINVSLENAKPSSQAASVTIPDHLSINLSQPSTPSSSSSSSTTTPSLATAGTSDAPSSLPNPLPTAPCVSSLLGMKPIPLLALNVVSAAKGAGASATTTTTSAVPCVTNKLKSEKQRFSPY from the exons ATGGACACCGGTGTGATTGAAGGTGGATTAAATGTCACTCTCACCATCCGGCTACTTATGCATGGAAAG GAAGTTGGCAGTATCATCGGGAAG AAAGGAGAATCAGTTAAGAAGATGCGTGAGGAG AGTGGTGCACGTATCAACATCTCAGAAGGGAATTGTCCTGAGAGGATTATCACTTTGGCTGGACCCACTAATGCCATCTTCAAAGCCTTTGCTATGATCATTGACAAACTGGAAGAG GACATCAGCAGCTCTATGACCAATAGCACAGCTGCCAGTAGACCCCCAGTCACTCTGAGGCTGGTGGTCCCTGCTAGTCAGTGTGGCTCTCTCATTGGGAAAGGTGGTTGCAAGATCAAGGAAATACGTGAG AGTACAGGGGCTCAGGTCCAGGTGGCAGGGGATATGCTCCCCAACTCAACTGAGCGGGCCATCACTATTGCTGGCATTCCGCAGTCCATCATTGAGTGTGTGAAACAGATCTGCGTGGTCATGTTGGAG actcTCTCCCAGTCCCCCCCGAAGGGCGTGACCATCCCGTACCGGCCCAAGCCGTCCAGTTCTCCAGTCATCTTTGCAGGTGGTCAG GACAGGTACAGCACAGGCAGCGACAGTGCGAGCTTTCCCCACACCACCCCGTCCATGTGCCTCAACCCTGACCTGGAGGGACCACCTCTAGAG GCCTATACCATTCAAGGACAGTATGCCATTCCACAGCCAGAT TTGACCAAGCTGCACCAGTTGGCAATGCAACAGTCTCATTTTCCCATGACGCATGGCAACACCGGATTCAGTG GTTTGGATGCATCTGCTCAGACTACTTCTCATGAACTCACCATTCCAAACGAT TTGATTGGCTGCATAATCGGGCGTCAAGGCGCCAAAATCAATGAGATCCGTCAGATGTCTGGGGCGCAGATCAAAATTGCGAACCCAGTGGAAGGATCTACTGATAGGCAGGTTACCATCACTGGATCTGCTGCCAGCATTAGCCTGGCTCAATATCTAATCAATGTCAG TTTAGAAAACGCTAAACCCTCCTCCCAGGCAGCCTCCGTCACGATCCCTGATCACCTCAGCATCAACCTCTCTCAACCCTCcaccccttcttcttcttcttcctcctccaccaccaccccctcgcTCGCCACAGCGGGGACCTCCGACGCACCCTCCAGCCTCCCCAACCCTCTTCCGACCGCCCCTTGTGTCTCCAGTCTGCTTGGCATGAAACCCATCCCTCTCCTGGCTCTAAATGTTGTGTCTGCTGCTAAGGGTGCCGGGGCTTcagctaccaccaccaccacctctgccGTGCCATGTGTAACTAACAAACTGAAAAGCGAGAAACAGAGATTCTCTCCCTACTGA